The proteins below come from a single Candidatus Planktophila dulcis genomic window:
- a CDS encoding UDP-N-acetylmuramoyl-tripeptide--D-alanyl-D-alanine ligase produces MIAMKASEIASVVQGTLHGDDVAVTEAAVINSADATPGSLFLAIKGERVDGHDFVSDARSRGAVLTLATQGVEGPHILVADVIVALGKLAQHVRSNLLNLTVIGITGSQGKTTTKELLLSILSAAAPTVAPHGNYNNEIGAPLSLLHCTESTKYCIVEMGARHKGDIAHLCTIAQPNIGLVLKVGTAHLGEFGSVEAIAQTKSELISSLSPEAIGILGTYDAFTPKMASLHKGKNLTFGEGAECDIRAKDIEVREGRAHFDLVTPEGRSAVGLRIVGLHQVANALAVASVATVLGFSLDQIASGLSTAESHAKWRMEINELPSLVLINDAYNASPEAMEAAMQTLVLFAQERGGESWAFLGKMHELGESSDADHAGIGTLASELGIDHLVCVDAPAYGAKIAAGSATSVHLCVDKAAALEVAAHINPGDVALVKASRSEKLEELADAISAQWMSRVKESEEKA; encoded by the coding sequence ATGATTGCAATGAAGGCATCTGAAATCGCATCTGTTGTTCAAGGAACTCTCCACGGTGATGATGTCGCCGTGACTGAAGCTGCTGTGATTAATTCAGCGGATGCAACACCAGGTTCACTCTTTTTAGCAATCAAGGGTGAGCGAGTAGATGGTCACGACTTTGTCTCGGATGCTCGCTCTCGTGGCGCAGTACTTACCCTTGCAACACAGGGCGTTGAAGGACCTCATATTCTTGTTGCAGATGTGATTGTCGCACTCGGAAAGCTTGCACAGCATGTGCGCAGCAATCTGCTTAATCTCACAGTAATTGGTATCACTGGATCACAAGGAAAGACCACTACAAAGGAGTTGCTGCTCTCCATACTCTCAGCTGCTGCTCCGACTGTGGCACCTCATGGAAATTACAATAATGAGATTGGTGCACCTCTTTCACTTCTTCACTGCACTGAAAGCACGAAGTACTGCATCGTTGAAATGGGAGCTCGCCATAAGGGCGATATCGCCCATCTGTGCACGATTGCCCAACCCAATATTGGTCTCGTACTTAAAGTCGGGACTGCGCACCTGGGTGAATTTGGTTCGGTTGAAGCAATCGCGCAAACGAAGTCAGAACTGATTAGCTCCTTGAGCCCTGAAGCTATTGGAATTTTGGGCACGTATGACGCATTTACTCCGAAGATGGCCTCCCTGCATAAGGGTAAGAACCTCACATTTGGTGAAGGTGCTGAGTGCGATATTCGCGCTAAAGATATTGAAGTGCGTGAAGGCCGAGCACATTTTGATCTTGTCACTCCCGAAGGTCGCAGCGCTGTGGGACTTCGCATTGTTGGACTACATCAAGTGGCAAATGCATTGGCGGTTGCTTCGGTTGCAACCGTTCTAGGTTTCTCATTGGATCAAATTGCAAGCGGTCTATCGACTGCAGAATCTCATGCAAAGTGGCGTATGGAGATTAATGAACTTCCATCCCTGGTGCTTATCAATGATGCATATAACGCAAGCCCCGAAGCGATGGAGGCAGCGATGCAGACATTGGTTCTCTTTGCGCAGGAGCGTGGGGGAGAATCATGGGCGTTCTTAGGAAAAATGCATGAACTCGGCGAGTCATCAGATGCCGATCATGCAGGTATTGGCACCCTTGCCTCAGAACTTGGAATCGATCACCTGGTCTGCGTTGACGCCCCTGCGTATGGAGCCAAGATTGCAGCAGGGAGCGCCACCTCAGTTCATCTCTGCGTAGATAAAGCTGCAGCGCTAGAAGTCGCTGCACATATCAACCCAGGTGATGTTGCTTTGGTGAAAGCTTCACGGTCAGAGAAGTTAGAAGAATTGGCAGATGCAATATCTGCGCAGTGGATGTCACGAGTGAAAGAGAGTGAGGAGAAGGCATGA